The Nitrospira lenta genome contains a region encoding:
- a CDS encoding sigma-54-dependent Fis family transcriptional regulator has protein sequence MQESAAMIPVDRRYHALLEVTNVLNSQRKLDSLWQVCTQHIKEVVAWERAGIMLYASEDDGFRFHALETSLPKRFLKQDIVIPRSGSAVGWVYDNREVHVRPNLQQEQVFLEDQFYAKEGLGRMVNLPLLVRGGCLGTLNIGSIASGQPDAVTLEFLRQIAIQVGLAIENVQAYEQLTRLSLQLTKQNAYLTEEIKQKCNFGLLVGKSDEFRTVLTQIEAVAATPSTVLIMGETGTGKELVAHAIHEGSLRRKKPFVRLNCATLPSGLVESELFGHERGAFTGAVQRHHGRFELAHEGTLFLDEIGEMPLSVQAKLLRVLEDQLVDRVGSTQSIRVDVRLIAATNVDLAQAVSEGRFRADLYYRLTVFPLVIPPLRDRREDIPLLAEHFLQLCKTKLTRSNLMFDGAAIPRLARYDWPGNIRELQNVVERAAILATTHVVEIDERVLAPSLKQTVVPERPVTLQDSERRHILDALQWAAWRIYGPLGAAARLGVNPSTLRSRMKKLGLSRPSVSSPPDQVFPS, from the coding sequence ATGCAAGAGTCGGCAGCTATGATTCCCGTTGATCGCCGGTATCACGCATTGCTGGAAGTCACGAACGTGCTGAACTCCCAGCGCAAACTGGATAGTCTCTGGCAAGTATGCACGCAGCATATCAAAGAGGTTGTGGCGTGGGAACGAGCCGGGATCATGTTATACGCCTCGGAGGATGACGGCTTTCGGTTCCATGCACTGGAGACCAGTTTGCCGAAACGGTTTCTCAAACAGGACATCGTTATTCCACGAAGCGGCAGTGCGGTGGGATGGGTCTATGACAACCGTGAGGTTCATGTTCGACCGAATCTCCAGCAGGAACAAGTCTTCTTAGAGGATCAGTTCTACGCCAAGGAGGGGCTTGGACGGATGGTGAATCTTCCGCTGCTTGTGCGCGGAGGGTGTCTGGGCACTCTCAACATCGGGAGTATCGCATCGGGCCAGCCGGATGCCGTGACTTTGGAGTTTTTACGCCAGATCGCGATTCAGGTCGGTCTCGCGATTGAGAATGTTCAAGCCTACGAGCAGCTGACACGGTTGAGCCTGCAACTGACCAAGCAGAACGCCTATCTCACCGAAGAAATTAAGCAGAAATGCAATTTCGGACTCCTGGTCGGCAAAAGCGACGAGTTTCGTACGGTACTGACCCAGATTGAGGCCGTCGCCGCGACTCCTTCGACGGTGCTGATCATGGGCGAGACCGGCACAGGAAAAGAGTTGGTCGCACACGCTATTCACGAGGGCAGTTTGCGGCGGAAGAAACCGTTTGTGCGACTCAATTGCGCGACGCTGCCGAGCGGTCTGGTCGAAAGTGAATTATTCGGACATGAACGGGGCGCTTTTACCGGTGCCGTGCAGCGGCATCACGGCCGGTTTGAGCTGGCGCATGAAGGGACGCTTTTTCTCGATGAAATCGGAGAAATGCCGTTGTCGGTCCAAGCCAAGCTGTTGCGGGTGTTGGAAGATCAATTAGTCGATCGGGTCGGGAGCACGCAATCGATCCGGGTGGATGTCCGCCTGATTGCCGCAACCAACGTCGATCTTGCGCAAGCCGTCTCCGAGGGACGGTTTCGAGCAGATTTATACTACCGGCTGACGGTGTTTCCTCTTGTGATTCCCCCGTTGCGCGATCGCAGAGAGGACATTCCGCTTTTAGCTGAACATTTTCTTCAACTTTGCAAGACCAAGCTGACCCGCAGCAACCTTATGTTTGATGGGGCGGCGATCCCACGATTGGCGCGGTATGACTGGCCTGGGAATATTCGTGAATTGCAGAATGTGGTTGAGCGTGCGGCCATTCTTGCGACGACGCATGTCGTGGAAATCGACGAACGCGTGCTGGCTCCCAGCCTCAAGCAGACGGTCGTTCCTGAACGGCCGGTGACGTTGCAAGATTCAGAACGCCGGCACATTCTCGATGCTCTCCAATGGGCGGCTTGGCGGATTTATGGTCCGTTGGGTGCCGCTGCCCGATTGGGCGTGAATCCTAGTACGCTGCGTAGTCGAATGAAGAAGTTAGGGCTATCCCGTCCCTCCGTGTCCTCTCCGCCTGATCAAGTCTTCCCCTCATAA